In the genome of Rhizobium etli 8C-3, one region contains:
- a CDS encoding molybdenum cofactor biosynthesis protein MoaE encodes MSPAPTIRVQREDFDLQTEVDRLAKAAPGVGAIVTFSGLCRDEGGTLAALELEHYPGMAEAEMTRVATLAIERFGLLGLTAIHRFGRISAKENIVLVIACAPHRQAAFDGANFVMDFLKTSAPFWKKEHFTDGSAGDWVSAKDADEKARDKWK; translated from the coding sequence GAAGACTTCGACCTGCAGACTGAAGTCGACCGTCTGGCGAAGGCCGCACCCGGCGTTGGAGCGATCGTGACATTTTCCGGTCTCTGCCGCGACGAAGGCGGCACATTGGCAGCGCTGGAACTGGAACATTATCCGGGCATGGCCGAGGCGGAGATGACGCGCGTCGCCACGTTGGCGATCGAGCGTTTCGGCCTGCTTGGGCTCACCGCCATCCACCGCTTCGGAAGAATCAGCGCAAAGGAAAATATCGTGCTGGTGATTGCCTGCGCGCCGCACAGGCAGGCGGCATTCGACGGCGCCAACTTCGTCATGGATTTCCTGAAAACCTCCGCCCCCTTCTGGAAGAAGGAACATTTTACGGATGGCTCGGCAGGCGATTGGGTCTCTGCTAAGGATGCAGACGAGAAAGCGCGCGACAAGTGGAAGTAG